AGATCGCCGCGACATCCGCGCCGGTCAGCGTGTCCGGACCGACGAGGTTGATCCGGTCGAGCGGGAGCGGCCCGGGGGCCTGCTCGCGGCGCAGGAGTTCGCGGGCCGCGATCGCGCCGATGTCCCGCACGTCGATCATCGCCAGACCCTTGCTGCCGACCGGCATCGGGTAGACGCCGTGGCCCAGCACCACGTCCTTGATCGTCAGATCGTTGCTGAAGAAGTAGGCGGGGCGCAGGATGGTGGCGCCGAAGCCCATCCGCTCGATCATGCGCTCGACGGCGAACTTGCCGGCGAAGTGCGGCACGTTCACGTAGGCGTCGCTGTGGATCACCGACAGGTAGACGATCCGCTCGATGCCGGCCTCCCGGGCGAGATTGAGCGCGATCAGCGCCTGCGAGACCTCGTCGGGCACCACCGCGTTCAGCAGGAACAGGGTGGAGACGCCCGACAGGGCATTCCGCAGCGCGTCGACATCCAGCAGGTCGCCCTGCACGACGGCGATTCCGGCCGGCAGATCGGCCTTGGCGGGATCGCGGACGAGGGCTCGAACCTCCGCCCCCTGCTGCACGAGCTGCGCGACGACGTGGCGGCCGACCGTGCCGGTGGCGCCGGTTACGAGGATGGTCATGGGAGCACTCCGGGTTGATGTCGTGGACAGCCCGAAGATGCGTGATCCACCTGTGCGCCAATAGACGGTATATTGGGATGCACTGTCTCGCTGGTGGAACGGATGGATCTCCTCGCCCTCGCCGATTTCAACCTGGTCGCCCGCCACGGCGGGTTCGGACGCGCCGCCCGGGCCACCGGACGCCCGAAGGCCACGCTGTCCCGCCGGGTCGCGGAGCTGGAGGGCAGCCTGGGCTTGCGCCTGCTGGAACGCGGGACGCGCATCCTGACGCTCACCGAGGAGGGGCGGGCGCTCCACGCACGCTCCGGTGCCCTGCTGACCGAGCTTGAGGAGGTTGCGGCGGGGATCGCGGCGGGCGGACGCAACCCGCGGGGGCGCCTGAGGATCAGCGCCCCGCTGCTGTTCTCGCAGACCGCCATGGGCCGGCTCGCCGCCGGATTCGCCGGGCGATTTCCGGAGGTCCGGCTCGAGGTGACGACGGAGGATCGCGCCGTCGACATGGTCGAGGAGGGCTATGACCTCGTGATCCGAGTCAATCCGGACCCGGATGACAGCCTGGTCGGGCGGATCTTCCTGCGCGACCGGCTCGTCGTGGTCGCGAGCCCGGGTCTCGATCGCGGCGTGGACGGCGCTGCCGTCCCGGCCGTCCTGCGCGGCGGGAGCGATCCCGTGTCCGCCTGGACCGTGACGGGACCGACAGGCCGGGTGCGCATCGCGGTCGATCCGGTCCTGCACCTGTCCTCGCTGATCATGGTGCGCGACGCGGTCCGGGCGGGCGCCGGCGCCGCCTGCCTGCCGGTCTCGCTGGTCGGCCGCGATCTCGCGGCCGGCACGCTGGTGCATTGGGGCGATGCGGACGGCCCGGAGATCGCGCTGTGGGCGCTCTACCCGTCGCGCCGGCTGCTGAGCGCGCGGGTGTCGGCCTTCCTCGACCACCTGAAGGCGGCCTTCCCGCTCGGCACGCCGGAGGAGCTGGCGACCTTCATCGGCAGCTGAAGGCGGCAGCGCTCCGGCGACGCGCCCGGGGCCGGCTTGCCATATCCATAACGCGTTATGTATATCGCGCTCAGGAGCGATGCCATGAGCGCCGACATACTGCACGACCTGGGGCCCCTGTTCCTCGGCAGCCGCCTCAAGCGCCTGTCCGACCGGTTCCAGGGGGACGCGACCAAGATCCTGCGGGAGGAGGGGCTCGGGATTCAGCCGGCGCAATTCCCGCTCCTCGCCGCGGTCGATCGCTACGGCCCCATGACCGTCAACGATGCCGCCCTTGCTCTCGGTGTGAGCCAGCCGGCCGTCACCCGCACGGCGGCGAGCCTCGTGGAAGCCGGGCTCCTGACCGAGACCCGCTCCGACCGCGACCTGCGCCAGAAGGCCCTGTCGCTCAGCGCCGCCGGGCAGGCGCTGATGGCGCGCGCCAAGGCGACGCTGTGGCCCCGGGTCCACGCGGCCGTGACCGACCTGTGCGACGGCCTGACCGGTCCGCTGCTGGACCAGCTCGCCGGGCTGGAGCGCCGGCTCGATGACCGCGCCTTCGCGGCGCGCGTCCAGGCCGGCCCCCGCGGGAGCGGCGAGCGGCCGGCGCTCACGATCCGCGACTATGCGGACGATCTGGCCGAGGCCTTCTACGCCATCAACGCCGAGTGGATCGCGGCGATGTTCGCCCTGGAGGAGAACGACCGCCGGATCCTGTCCGACCCGCGCGGCGAGATCCTGGATCGGGGTGGTCTCATCCTGTTCGTCGAGGCCGAGGGTCTGGGTGTCGTCGGCACCTGCGCACTGATGACCACCAGTCCGGGCTGCTTCGAGCTCACCAAGATGGCGGTGTCGGAGCGGGCACGCGGATTGAAGGCCGGCGAGCACCTGCTGCGCGCCGTCCTAGCCCGCGCCGGGACGATGGACATCGAGACGCTCTACCTGCTGACCAACACCGCGTGCGCGGCGGCGATCCATCTCTACGAGAAGGTCGGGTTCCGGCACGATGCCGAGATCATGGACCGCTTCGGACGGCGTTACGCCCGCTGCAACGTGGCAATGCGCTACGAACCGTGACCGGGATGGCCGCAGGCGGGCCGCCATTATCCGGCGTACCGGCTCCAGTTGCGCAGGTCTTCGATCCGCCGGATGGGTCTCATGTCCCGAACCGGCCCGGTCGTGCCGGGCAAGTCTTGCTGCGCAGCCTCGGCGGATCTGCAGGATCGACGGCAGCTCAGTAACGGAGAAGCACAGGTCGGCGCTCCCGTTATGGAGGCGGCCTTGGAAAGACGTTCCGGTCTGCCCTGAAAATACGGAACCTCTTTCTGCGGGCCGGGGGATATCTTGGCGATGCTCCGGATGGGCCTGCCGTGATTCAGGGTCGGCCGGTTCGTGCAGGGCCGAGCGCCCGCCCGTCTGCAAGGAGATCTCCGCGTGACGACCACACGACGCCGGGTCGCGGCTCTGCTTGTTGCCCTCGGCGCCGGCCTCGCGACCGCGACGGGCGCGGCCGCGCAGGCGGCACCCAAAGAGTTTCGGATCGGCTACCAGAAGGTCGGCGTGGTCGTGGTGGCTCGCCAGCAGCGGACCATCGAGAAGCGCTTGGCGCCGCAGGGCATCGCGGTGCGCTGGGTCGAGTTCCAGGCCGGACCGCCGCTGCTCGAAGCGCTCAACGCCGGCAGCCTCGACTTCGGCTTCGCCCAGGCGGCCGGCAGCACCCTCGTCTATGTCGGCGCCTCGGTGCTGTCCGGCGACGGCGAGGCCATCGTGGTGAAGGCAGGCTCGCCGATCCGGACCGTGGCGGATCTCAAGGGCCGCACGGTCGCGGTCGGGCGCGGCACCAGTTCCCACAACCTGCTGGTGACGGCGCTCGAGAAGGCGGGCCTCAGCATCTCCGACGTCAAGCCGGCTTACCTGCTGCCCTCCGATGCCGGCCCCGCTTTCGCGAATGGCAGCGTCGAGGCCTGGGTGATCTGGGATCCGTATCTCGCCCTGGCGCAGGCGCAGAACGACACGCGGATCCTCACGACCTCCCGGCAGACGCACGCCGTGTCGGACTTCTTCCTGGCCAGCCGCACCTTCGCCGACCGGTATCCCGGGATCGTGACGGCGGCTGTAGAGGGCATGGCGGAGGCGGCTTCCTGGGCGGAGGTCCACCGGGATCAGGTGGCGCAGGCGCTCGCGACCGTCACGGGCGTGCCGTACGCGATCGAGAAGGGCGTCGCCGACCGCACTGAATTCGGCGTCGGCCCGGTCACGGAGGCGCTCCTCGCCAAGCAGCAGGCGACGGCCGACCGATTTCACCGGCTCGGGCTGATCCCGCGCGCCATCCAGGTCCGGGACGCGGTCTGGACGCCGCCTCGGACCTAAGCGGGTGTCGCCAGAATGGCGCCGGTTCTAAGGCTCCCGCCTCGTCATTCCGGGGCCGCGCAGCGGAGCCCGGAATCCAGAGCCGCCGATGCGCGCAGACCTTGCACCACCTGCGGTTCTGGATTGCCCGCCTCTAGCGTGCCCCGTCGGGTCCGGGCTCGCCTTCGGCGTTTCGGGAGGACAGCGGGGATCATCCCATGTTGGGAGATGAATGTTCCAGCCGGTGTCGCCCGGAGCCCGCAGGCGGGGAGGGCGCGGCGCGGCCAGCGATCCGCCCGCACGGGAGAGGGGGCGTCGGGTCCATCAAAATCGTCGGTGCTTCCCGGCCGCGGACCGTGGGCCGGACGAGGCAACGCTGCTTGGAGCCTTGATCATGCACCATCCGGGAGGCCGCAGACCACCTCTCTGGATGATGCGCCGCGAAGCGGGGACATCCGCCGTGGACGTCCCCGCGTGACGCTCAGGCCGCGTCCGGCATGCGCTCGAGGAGCTTGTCGAGGGTGATCGGGTAGTCGCGCACGCGGATGCCGGTGGCGTTGTAGATCGCGTTCGCCACCGCGGCGCCGACCCCGCTGATGCCGAGCTCGCCCACGCCCTTCGCTTTCATGGGCGAGGACATCGGGTCGACCTCGTCGAGGAAGAACACCTCCTGGTGCGGGATGTCGGCATGGACCGGCACCTCGTAGCCGGCCAGGTCGTGGTTGGCGAAGAAGCCGCGCTTGGTGTCGACGGCCAGCTCCTCCATCAGGGCCGCGCCGGTGCCCATGACCATGCCGCCGATCACCTGGCTGCGGGCGGATTTCGGGTTGAGGATCCGCCCGGCCGCGCAGACCGCCAGCATCCGCCGGACCCGCACCTCCGCGGTATAGGCGTCCACCGCGACCTCGGCGAAATGCGCCCCGAAGGTCGAGACCTGCTGCACCTTCGAGATCTTGCCGAATTCGATCGCGTCCTCGGCCACCAGCTCGCCGTCGGCCGCGGCCTGGGCGAGCGGGATCGCGCGGTTGCCGGCGCGGACCTCGCCGTCCTCGAACACCGCGTCGGTGGCGTTGAAGCCGAGCTTCTGCGCGACGGCCTCCCGCAGCTTCACGCAGGCCGCGTAGACGCCCGCGGTCGGCGAGTTGGCGCCGAACTGGCCGCCCGAGCCCGACGAGACCGGGAAGTCCGAGTCGCCCAGCCGCGCCACGACGCGGTCGAGGGGCACGCCCATCATCTCGGCCGCGGTCTGCGCGATGATCGTGTAGCTGCCGGTACCGATATCGGTCATATCGGTCTCGACCGTGACTCTGCCGTCGCGATCGAGCCGCACCCGGGCACCCGACTTCAGCACCATGTTGTTGCGGAACGCCGCCGCCATGCCGAGGCCGATGAGCCGCTGGCCCTCCCGGACCTGCCCGGGCTTCGGGTTGCGCTTGGCCCAGCCGAACTTCTCGGCGCCGAGCTTCAGGCAACCGACGAGGTCGCGGTGCGAGAACGGGCGGTCCGGCTGGTTCGGATCGACCTGGGTGTCGTTCCGAATGCGGAATTCCACCGGGTCGAGGCCGAGCTTCTCGGCCATCTCGTCCATGGCGATCTCGAGCACCGCCAAGCCCGGCGCCTCGCCCGGCGCCCGCATGGCGTTGCCCTCGGGCAGGTCGAGATGGGCGAGCTTCATGGCGGTCAGGCGGTTCGCCCCCGCGTAGAGGAATTTGGTCTGGTTCACCGCCGTCTCGGGATCGCCGTCCGGCAGGTTGCCGGACGTGCTCTCGTGAGCGATCGCCGTGATGGTGCCGTCCTGGGTCGCGCCGATCCGCACCCGCTGGATCGTGGCCGGCCGGTGGGTGGTGTTGTTGGCGATGAGCGGGCGCGTCAGCGCCACCTTTACGGGCCGCCCCGCCGCCTTGGCGGCGAGCGCCGCCAGGACCGCGTCGGCGCGCACGAACAGCTTGCCGCCGAAGCCGCCGCCGACGAACGGCGCGTCGAGCCGGACCTTCTCCTTGGGCAGGCCGAGCATCTTGGCGAGGCTGCCGTGGCCCCAGCCGATCATCTGGTTGGAGGTCCAGAGCGTGACCTTGTCGCCGTCCCAGGCCGCGGTCGTGGCGTGCGGCTCCATCATGGCGTGGCTCTCGTCGGCGGTCGTGTAGGTCGCGTCGAGCGTCACGGGGGCCTGCGCGAACGCGCCCTCGAAATCGCCGACCCGCTCCTCGCCGTCGCCGCCGCTGCCCTCGCCGCTGTCGGCCGGGACCGGCTTGGCCGATTTCGCCGCCTCGGCGAGGTCGAACGCGCCGTCCTCCGGGGCGTATTCCACCGCGACCAGGAAGGAGGCCGCCCGGGCCTGCTCGAAGGTCTCGGCCACCACCACGGCGATCGCCTGATGGTAGTGCTGGATCACGTCGCCGCCGAACAGGTAGGCGACGTTCATCACGCCGCGCTCGATCCGCGGCGTGTCGAGGGTGGTGACGATCGCGATCACGCCGGGGGCGGCCTTCGCCGCCGCGGTGCCGATCCGGCGCACGCGGCCCTTGGCGATGCCGGCGCCGAGCACGTAGCCGTAGGCGGCGTTGGGCGCCACGTCGTGGCGCTCGTAGGCGTAGGGTGCGGTGCCGGTGGTCTTGTACTTGCCGTCGATGCGGTCGGTGGGCCGGCCCACGACCTTGAGGCGGTCGATCGGGTTCGGGCCCGCGGGGGTGTCGAACTTCATGGCTCAGGCCCTCGCTTGGTTGAGCGCGGCGGTCAGCGTCCGCTCGGCGAGCGTCAGCTTGAAGGCGTTCTCGTGGGTCGGCTTGGCGTCGGCGAAGACCCGGGACGTCACGGCCCTGGCGCCCTTCGGGAGATCGGCTTCGGCCGCCTCCACCCGCCAGGGTTTGTGGGCGACGCCGCCGAAGGCGACGTGGCCACTGCCGTCCTTGCCCAGGATCGCCGCCACCGAGACCAGCGCGTAGGCGTAGGAGGCGCGGTCGCGGACCTTGCGGTAGATATGCGTGCCGGCGACCGGCTTCGGCAGCGTCACCGCGGTGATCAGCTCGCCGGGCTTGAGGGTGGTGTCGCGCTGCGGCTCGTCGCCGGGCAGGCGGTGGAACTCGGCGATCGGGATGCTGCGCCCGCTGCCGGCGGCGTCGACCGTCTCGACGGTGGCGTCGAGCACGCGCATGGCCACCGCCATGTCGCCGGGATGCGTGGCGATGCAGGCCTCGCTGCCGCCGATCACCGCCAGCGACCGGTTCACGCCATCGAGGGCCGCGCAGCCGGAGCCGGGCGCGCGCTTGTTGCAGGCCTGCGCGGTGTCGTAGAAATACGGGCAGCGCGTCCGCTGGAGCAGGTTGCCGGCGGTGGTCGCCCTGTTGCGCAGCTGGCCCGAGGCCCCCGCGAGCAGCGCCCGGCTCAAGACCCCGTAATCCTTGCGCACCCGCGGATGGGCGGCGAGGTCGGTGTCGCGCACCAGCGCGCCGATGCGCAGGCCGCCCTCTTCGGTCGGCTCGACCGTGTCGAGTCCGAGGCCGTTCACGTCCACGAGGTGGCGCGGCGTCTCGATCTGCAGCTTCATCAGGTCGAGCAGGTTGGTGCCGCCGGCGATGAACTTGGCGTCGGGCGTGGCGGCGACGGCCGCGGCAGCTTCCGCCGGCGTGCCGGGGCGCTCGTAGGTGAAGGACTTCATGCCCGCGCTCCCGCGACCTCGGTCATCGCCTCGACGATGTTGGAATAGGCGCCGCAGCGGCAGATGTTGCCGCTCATGCGCTCGCGGATCTCGGCCTCCGTCACCTGGGGGGCGGCCTCGAGGTCCGCGGTCACGTGGCTCGGGATGCCGGCCTTGATCTCCTCGAGGACGGCGACGCCCGAGCAGATCTGGCCCGGCGTGCAGTAGCCGCACTGGTAGCCATCGTGCTTCACGAAGGCCGCCTGCATCGGGTGCAGGTGGTCCGGCTGGCCGAGCCCCTCGATCGTGGTGATCTCGGCGCCCTGGTACATGACCGCCAGCGTCAGGCAGGCGTTGATGCGTCGGCCGTCGGCGATCATCGTGCAGGCGCCGCACTGGCCGTGGTCGCAGCCCTTCTTGGAACCGGTCAGGTGCAGATGCTCGCGCGCCGCGTCGAGCAGGCTGGTCCGGGTATCGAGTTCGAGGTCCCGGCGCTGGCCGTTCACCGTCAGGGTGACCTTCGCGAGGACCGGTTCGTCGGTCCGTACGGTCCCGGCACCTGCGCCCTCGGGCGCGCCGGCCGCGGCGGTAGCTCCCACCATCAAGTCTCTCCGGTTCAGATCATCACGTCGCGAACGCTGCATCCCGATCTCCCGGCCTGGGGCAGGGAGAGGACCGGCACGGGCCGGCCCGTCGCGGGCGGGATGCCCCAGGGAAACACCGACACCCTGGATTTGCTCCAAGGTATGGCGCGCCGGCGCGATGATCAGGGGGGCGGGCGCGTCTGCGGCGTTCCGGCAGGAGGGCGGGGGCGGCCGGTCCCGGCGGGGAGCCCAGCACCGGGACGACGATCCTGTCTGCGGGCCCGCCCCCGCGTCCGGGGCGACGGCGGGACCCGGAACGCGCGAGGAGAGGGGCCGGGGCCTAGCCCAGCGCCTCTGCCACCGCCTTGCCGCAGGCCTCCGTATCGGCGTTGCCGCCGAGGTCACGGGTCCGCAGCGTCCGCTCCGAGAGCACCCGCTCGATCCCGCTGACGATCTCGGCGGCCGCGGCGTGCTCCCCGAGATGCTCCAGCATCATCGCGCCCGACCAGATCTGGCCGATCGGGTTGGCGATGCCCTGGCCGGCGATGTCGGGCGCCGAGCCGTGGACCGGCTCGAACACCGACGGGTGCACCCGCTCCGGGTTGATGTTGCCCGACGGCGCGATGCCGATCGTGCCCGTGCAGGCGGGCCCGAGGTCCGACAGGATGTCGCCGAACAGGTTCGAGGCCACCACCACGTCAAACCGGTCCGGGTTCAGGACGAAATGCGCGGTCAGGATGTCGATGTGGTACTGGTCCCACCGCACATCGGGATAGGCCTTGGCCATCTCCTTCACCCGCTCGTCCCAGTACGGCATGGTGATCGAGATGCCGTTCGACTTGGTGGCCGAGGTCAGGTGCTTGTTCGGGCGCTTCTGGGCCAGCTCGAAGGCGAATTTCAGGACCCGGTCGACCCCGTGGCGGGTCATGATCGTCTCCTGCAGGGCGAATTCCCGGTCGGTGCCGGCGAACATCCGGCCGCCGGCATTCGAGTACTCGCCCTCGGTGTTCTCCCGGACCACCCAGAAGTCGATGTCGCCCGGCTTGCGGTCGGCCAGCGGGCACTTCACTCCCGGCATCAGCCGCACCGGGCGCAGGTTGGCGTACTGGTCGAACTCGCGCCGGAACAGGATCAGCGAGCCCCACAGCGAGATGTGGTCGGGCACCCGCTCGGGCATGCCGACCGCGCCGAAATAGATCGCGTCGTGCGTCTCGATCTGCGGCTTCCAGTCCTCCGGCATCATCCGGCCGTGCTTCTCGTAGTAGTCGCAGCTCGCGAAATCGAACCAGTCGAGCTGGAGGCTGAAACCGTGCCGCTTGGCGGCCTGCTCCAGCACGCGCACGCCCTCGGGCACCACTTCCTTGCCGATGCCGTCGCCGGGGATGACCGCGATGCGATAGCGGCGCTGCTGGCCGGTCTGCGGGCTTGTCTCTTGGCCGGGCATGGATCCTCCACGGGTTACGGCGTTCGGGCCTTGCGGACCCCTGGTTGCAGGCGCCAGGGTGATTGTTGCTCGCCTGTGTGCGGTCAACACCCCGGCCTGACAATCAGTCGGTTTCCCCCGCCATGGCCCGGCGCTGGCGGTCGAGTTCGTCGCTGTAGCGCTTGAGCGTGTGGCTCTCGGTGAGCAGGCCCAGCACCCTGCGGGTCTCGGGCCCGTCGACCACCGCGAGCGCCTCGCTCTCGGTGCGGTCGAAGGCGGCGGCGGCATCCTTGGCGTTCATGCTGGGCGTCAGGAAGTCGCCGGCGTGGAGCAGCAGGTCGGCGAGCACCGGCTGGGCGTCGGCGGCGGCGTCCCGCGCGGCCGCGTGCGCCTCGGGGACGTTGACGATGCCGGCATAGCGCCCGCGCCCGTCGACCGCGATCACCCGGGAGGGCGAGCCGAGCGGATGCGCCCGCAGGAAGGTGGGCAGCGGCGTCTCGACCGCCACGGTGCCGGGGTCCCGGCGCATCAGCCGGCCCACGGTCAGCGAGCGGATCCAGCCGACATCGTGGGGGCTGCGGATGCTCTCGCCGCGCAGGTGGAAGCGCCAGGTGGCGAAGGAGTAGCCGAAGGTCTTGCGCACGGTCAGCGAGGACGCGATCACCGCCGCCAGCACGACCCCAGTGATCGGCAGGCTGCCGGTGACCTCCAGGGCCAGGAACGTCATGGTCAGCGGGCCGCCGATGATCGCCACGGCGAGCGCGCTCATACCGATCACCGCGTAGGCCAGCGGCGTGAGGCCGAACTGCGCGAGCGGCGGCACCAGCTCGGGGGCCAGGGCCGCGAACAGCTTGCCGGCGATGGCGCCGAGGAACAGCGAGGCGAAGAACAGGCCGCCCCGGAATCCGGAGCCGATCGAGATCGCCGAGGCCGTGGCCTTGGCGGCGAACAGAGCGGCGAGCGCCGCGATCCCGTGGCCCTGGCCTTCGGCGGCGAAATGCATGTGCAGGGCGCCGTGGCCGCCCGAGAGCACCTGCGGCGTCGCCAGCAGGGCCAGGGCGCCGACGCACAGGCCTCCGAAGGCCGGGGCGGCCGCCCGCGGCAGGCCGGAGGCCTGGACCAACCGCTCCACCAGGGTCACTCCGCGCATGATCAGGATGCCGAGGGCCGCGCAGACCAGCCCGAGGGCGAGACTCGGCAGGATCTCCATGCTGGTGACGTGCGAGGTCGTGACCGCCTGCATGTCGCCGAGGTCGACCAGCGGCTGCGTCTCGATCAGCGACCGGGAGACGAGGTTGCCGCACAGCGCCGCGACCACCACCGGCGTGAGCGTGGCGATGGAATAGGTGCCGATGATCAGCTCGAAGGCGTAGAACGCGCCGGCCAGCGGCGCGCCGAACCCCGCCGCGATCGCGCCGGCCGCGCCGCAGCCGACCAGGGTGCGCAGGTCGCTGCGCCGCACCTCGAAGGCGATCCCCAGCCGCGAGGCCAGGCCGGAGGCGATCTGCGTGTAGCCGGCTTCCAGACCCACCGAGGCGCCGCACCCGTTCGAGATCACGTTCTGCAGGGCGAGGTAGACGCTGTCGCGCAGGGACATGCGGCCGCCATGCAGGGCATTGGCCTCGATCGGGTCGATCGCCGGGCGCTTGCGGGGCCCGCGCAGATAAGCGGCGGCGAGGATCACCAGCCCCAGCAGCGCGCCGCCGAGGCAGGGCCCCACGAGCAGGAGCGTCGGCGTCACGGCGTCGGCCGCGCTGAGCCGCGTTCCCGCGGGCAATCCGTAGAGCAGCTCGCGCAGGGTCTGGGTGACCCAGGTCATGGCGGAGACGGCAATCCCCGAGACGCAGCCGACGAGCGTCGCGAGCGCCACGAGGCCGCCCTCGCTGCGGCGGACGAGGCTGCGCAGCCGCCCCGGGGCCTGGACGAGGCCCGCACCGGTCCAGCGCCGACGGGCGCGGCGGCCCGGCCGGGCCTGCGCCCGCCCTGGCGTTTCGGCGGAGGCCTGCCCCCGCCCGCGGCCGCCGCTGGCTGTCGCGCGCTCACGGTCCGTCTCGTCGCCCCCGGATCAGCGCGACGCGGTCCCAGCGACGCGTCGGCCTTCCGGTCGCAGTTAGAGCCCCGGCCGTCCACGTTGCAAACGCACCCGCCCCGGCGGAGCGCGGCTCCGGACCCTGGTGCGGGGCAGAGCCGCCGGGCCATGCCGGCCATCCGGTCGCCCGCGTCGGCACGGCGCGACGTCGCGGTCGCGGCATCCCGCGCAGGGCCCGGGCGCCGAATCGGCCCTGTGTCCACCGGCCCCACATCCCTGCGCGCGGATGCCTTGAAAACTGCCGCGGGCCACGATACACCGCCCGCCAGTGCCGCCGTAGCTCAGTTGGTTAGAGCACCAGATTGTGGATCTGGGGGTCCCCCGTTCGAGCCGGGGCGGTGGTACCATCCATTCAGCTCGACAGCGCAAGGGGTTGGCGGATCGCCGACCCCTTTTGCTTGAACGGG
This window of the Methylobacterium tardum genome carries:
- a CDS encoding SDR family oxidoreductase, with amino-acid sequence MTILVTGATGTVGRHVVAQLVQQGAEVRALVRDPAKADLPAGIAVVQGDLLDVDALRNALSGVSTLFLLNAVVPDEVSQALIALNLAREAGIERIVYLSVIHSDAYVNVPHFAGKFAVERMIERMGFGATILRPAYFFSNDLTIKDVVLGHGVYPMPVGSKGLAMIDVRDIGAIAARELLRREQAPGPLPLDRINLVGPDTLTGADVAAIWSEVLARPVAYGGDDTARFEQTLRAFMPGWMAFDMRLMAERFLTDGMLPEAGDVARLTGLLGRPLRSYRAFAAETVSATGVSA
- a CDS encoding LysR family transcriptional regulator: MDLLALADFNLVARHGGFGRAARATGRPKATLSRRVAELEGSLGLRLLERGTRILTLTEEGRALHARSGALLTELEEVAAGIAAGGRNPRGRLRISAPLLFSQTAMGRLAAGFAGRFPEVRLEVTTEDRAVDMVEEGYDLVIRVNPDPDDSLVGRIFLRDRLVVVASPGLDRGVDGAAVPAVLRGGSDPVSAWTVTGPTGRVRIAVDPVLHLSSLIMVRDAVRAGAGAACLPVSLVGRDLAAGTLVHWGDADGPEIALWALYPSRRLLSARVSAFLDHLKAAFPLGTPEELATFIGS
- a CDS encoding bifunctional helix-turn-helix transcriptional regulator/GNAT family N-acetyltransferase, with the protein product MSADILHDLGPLFLGSRLKRLSDRFQGDATKILREEGLGIQPAQFPLLAAVDRYGPMTVNDAALALGVSQPAVTRTAASLVEAGLLTETRSDRDLRQKALSLSAAGQALMARAKATLWPRVHAAVTDLCDGLTGPLLDQLAGLERRLDDRAFAARVQAGPRGSGERPALTIRDYADDLAEAFYAINAEWIAAMFALEENDRRILSDPRGEILDRGGLILFVEAEGLGVVGTCALMTTSPGCFELTKMAVSERARGLKAGEHLLRAVLARAGTMDIETLYLLTNTACAAAIHLYEKVGFRHDAEIMDRFGRRYARCNVAMRYEP
- a CDS encoding aliphatic sulfonate ABC transporter substrate-binding protein — translated: MTTTRRRVAALLVALGAGLATATGAAAQAAPKEFRIGYQKVGVVVVARQQRTIEKRLAPQGIAVRWVEFQAGPPLLEALNAGSLDFGFAQAAGSTLVYVGASVLSGDGEAIVVKAGSPIRTVADLKGRTVAVGRGTSSHNLLVTALEKAGLSISDVKPAYLLPSDAGPAFANGSVEAWVIWDPYLALAQAQNDTRILTTSRQTHAVSDFFLASRTFADRYPGIVTAAVEGMAEAASWAEVHRDQVAQALATVTGVPYAIEKGVADRTEFGVGPVTEALLAKQQATADRFHRLGLIPRAIQVRDAVWTPPRT
- the paoC gene encoding aldehyde oxidoreductase molybdenum-binding subunit PaoC, translated to MKFDTPAGPNPIDRLKVVGRPTDRIDGKYKTTGTAPYAYERHDVAPNAAYGYVLGAGIAKGRVRRIGTAAAKAAPGVIAIVTTLDTPRIERGVMNVAYLFGGDVIQHYHQAIAVVVAETFEQARAASFLVAVEYAPEDGAFDLAEAAKSAKPVPADSGEGSGGDGEERVGDFEGAFAQAPVTLDATYTTADESHAMMEPHATTAAWDGDKVTLWTSNQMIGWGHGSLAKMLGLPKEKVRLDAPFVGGGFGGKLFVRADAVLAALAAKAAGRPVKVALTRPLIANNTTHRPATIQRVRIGATQDGTITAIAHESTSGNLPDGDPETAVNQTKFLYAGANRLTAMKLAHLDLPEGNAMRAPGEAPGLAVLEIAMDEMAEKLGLDPVEFRIRNDTQVDPNQPDRPFSHRDLVGCLKLGAEKFGWAKRNPKPGQVREGQRLIGLGMAAAFRNNMVLKSGARVRLDRDGRVTVETDMTDIGTGSYTIIAQTAAEMMGVPLDRVVARLGDSDFPVSSGSGGQFGANSPTAGVYAACVKLREAVAQKLGFNATDAVFEDGEVRAGNRAIPLAQAAADGELVAEDAIEFGKISKVQQVSTFGAHFAEVAVDAYTAEVRVRRMLAVCAAGRILNPKSARSQVIGGMVMGTGAALMEELAVDTKRGFFANHDLAGYEVPVHADIPHQEVFFLDEVDPMSSPMKAKGVGELGISGVGAAVANAIYNATGIRVRDYPITLDKLLERMPDAA
- a CDS encoding FAD binding domain-containing protein, which encodes MKSFTYERPGTPAEAAAAVAATPDAKFIAGGTNLLDLMKLQIETPRHLVDVNGLGLDTVEPTEEGGLRIGALVRDTDLAAHPRVRKDYGVLSRALLAGASGQLRNRATTAGNLLQRTRCPYFYDTAQACNKRAPGSGCAALDGVNRSLAVIGGSEACIATHPGDMAVAMRVLDATVETVDAAGSGRSIPIAEFHRLPGDEPQRDTTLKPGELITAVTLPKPVAGTHIYRKVRDRASYAYALVSVAAILGKDGSGHVAFGGVAHKPWRVEAAEADLPKGARAVTSRVFADAKPTHENAFKLTLAERTLTAALNQARA
- the paoA gene encoding aldehyde dehydrogenase iron-sulfur subunit PaoA, which produces MVGATAAAGAPEGAGAGTVRTDEPVLAKVTLTVNGQRRDLELDTRTSLLDAAREHLHLTGSKKGCDHGQCGACTMIADGRRINACLTLAVMYQGAEITTIEGLGQPDHLHPMQAAFVKHDGYQCGYCTPGQICSGVAVLEEIKAGIPSHVTADLEAAPQVTEAEIRERMSGNICRCGAYSNIVEAMTEVAGARA
- a CDS encoding tartrate dehydrogenase, which produces MPGQETSPQTGQQRRYRIAVIPGDGIGKEVVPEGVRVLEQAAKRHGFSLQLDWFDFASCDYYEKHGRMMPEDWKPQIETHDAIYFGAVGMPERVPDHISLWGSLILFRREFDQYANLRPVRLMPGVKCPLADRKPGDIDFWVVRENTEGEYSNAGGRMFAGTDREFALQETIMTRHGVDRVLKFAFELAQKRPNKHLTSATKSNGISITMPYWDERVKEMAKAYPDVRWDQYHIDILTAHFVLNPDRFDVVVASNLFGDILSDLGPACTGTIGIAPSGNINPERVHPSVFEPVHGSAPDIAGQGIANPIGQIWSGAMMLEHLGEHAAAAEIVSGIERVLSERTLRTRDLGGNADTEACGKAVAEALG